A DNA window from Tenuifilaceae bacterium CYCD contains the following coding sequences:
- a CDS encoding UPF0721 transmembrane protein, producing MYWWIYLVVILVGTAAGFINTLAGSGSLLTLPLLIFMGLPANVANGTNRIGILLQSAVAVSSFKCKKVFEWKDGVWLTIPAGIGALVGAWVAVDLNEQLMNRIIGGLLVFMFFMILLKPEKWLGNNASGSPIKVTPLRVLIFLFIGFYGGFIQAGVGFFLLAGLVLGAGMDLLKANAIKVLVTFAFTVLALAIFIVNNQVDFVLGLIMGIGNMLGAWIATHVAVKQGTKFIRWFLLITLLVFAVKLMFF from the coding sequence ATGTATTGGTGGATTTATCTCGTGGTGATTCTTGTAGGAACCGCTGCAGGTTTCATTAATACTTTAGCAGGAAGTGGATCGTTGTTGACACTTCCTTTACTTATTTTTATGGGATTACCTGCAAATGTTGCGAATGGAACAAATAGGATTGGAATTCTCCTTCAAAGTGCAGTTGCGGTCAGTAGTTTTAAATGCAAAAAGGTTTTTGAGTGGAAGGATGGAGTTTGGTTAACAATCCCGGCTGGTATTGGTGCTTTGGTTGGGGCGTGGGTTGCTGTTGACTTGAATGAGCAACTTATGAATAGGATTATAGGGGGGCTGCTTGTTTTTATGTTCTTTATGATTCTTTTAAAACCAGAAAAATGGTTAGGGAATAATGCTTCGGGTAGTCCAATTAAGGTAACCCCTTTGAGAGTGCTAATCTTTCTGTTTATTGGATTTTATGGTGGATTTATTCAGGCTGGAGTTGGATTCTTTTTGCTTGCCGGTTTAGTTTTAGGTGCAGGCATGGATTTGCTAAAGGCAAATGCAATAAAAGTGCTGGTTACATTTGCCTTTACCGTTTTAGCGTTGGCTATTTTTATAGTAAATAATCAGGTTGACTTTGTGCTCGGCTTAATTATGGGTATTGGCAATATGCTTGGTGCTTGGATTGCCACGCATGTGGCGGTGAAACAAGGAACCAAATTTATACGTTGGTTTTTGCTTATCACCTTACTAGTTTTTGCAGTAAAGTTGATGTTTTTTTAG
- a CDS encoding biopolymer transporter ExbD, translating into MAIKRRLKVEPSTSMSSMSDLVFLLLIFFMITSTLIHPNALKLLLPQSNSQVSAKPITSVSITAERNFYLETVPVTLNQLEYLLQQKMKGQEDPTIALHVDRTVPMEEVVKVMNIAKDNKYKLILATLPLKSN; encoded by the coding sequence ATGGCAATAAAACGCAGATTAAAAGTAGAGCCAAGTACTAGCATGTCATCAATGAGTGACTTGGTATTCCTACTACTTATATTTTTCATGATAACCTCCACGCTTATTCATCCTAATGCTTTAAAACTTTTGTTGCCCCAAAGCAACAGCCAGGTATCCGCAAAGCCAATAACCTCGGTTTCTATTACTGCCGAAAGGAATTTCTACTTAGAAACAGTTCCAGTTACACTTAATCAACTTGAGTACCTTTTACAACAGAAGATGAAAGGCCAAGAAGACCCAACGATAGCGCTTCACGTTGATAGAACCGTACCCATGGAAGAGGTTGTTAAGGTGATGAACATAGCTAAGGATAATAAGTATAAGTTAATACTTGCAACGTTACCGCTTAAAAGTAACTAG